From the Candidatus Hydrogenedentota bacterium genome, one window contains:
- a CDS encoding NADH-quinone oxidoreductase subunit K: MNAYIDIILLALIVSNLLLLGFSQIRSCINAVAFQGVALGALPLLAAAGGVSVWAALLGAFTIGLKGVIFPRLLLHAYREADVRHEVEPYIGFTASTLAGFAALAVSAWLCSRLSLFGGDLSSLAAPVSFFMVFVGLFVIVSRKKAISQILGYLVMDNGMYVFGVVMLREMPLLVDLAVLMDAFAAVFVMGVAVYHINREFDHMNVDQLDRLKG, from the coding sequence ATGAACGCGTACATAGACATCATCCTGCTGGCCCTGATTGTCTCGAACCTGCTCCTGCTGGGGTTCAGCCAGATACGGTCCTGCATCAACGCCGTGGCGTTCCAGGGGGTCGCCCTGGGGGCGCTGCCCCTGCTCGCGGCCGCGGGGGGCGTGTCGGTGTGGGCCGCCCTGCTCGGCGCGTTCACCATCGGGCTGAAGGGTGTCATCTTTCCCCGCCTGCTGCTCCACGCCTACCGGGAGGCCGATGTCCGGCACGAGGTCGAGCCCTACATCGGCTTCACCGCCTCCACGCTGGCGGGATTTGCCGCCCTGGCGGTTTCGGCGTGGCTCTGCTCGCGGCTTTCCCTGTTTGGCGGGGACCTGTCGTCACTCGCGGCCCCGGTCTCGTTCTTCATGGTTTTCGTGGGGCTTTTCGTCATTGTGAGTCGGAAAAAGGCCATCAGCCAGATTCTGGGCTATCTCGTCATGGACAACGGCATGTATGTTTTCGGCGTTGTGATGCTTCGTGAGATGCCCCTGCTGGTGGATTTGGCGGTGCTTATGGACGCGTTTGCCGCCGTGTTTGTCATGGGCGTGGCCGTCTACCACATCAACCGGGAGTTTGACCACATGAATGTGGACCAGTTGGACAGGCTGAAAGGCTGA
- a CDS encoding hydrogenase 4 subunit F: MNAPAMMWMLLPLPILCGLACLACGSARAVMFTVRAGVLASALAAGVCVGVVHVGGPASAAGGWLYLDALSSFHLAVMMAVFSLASLCLPGHFRGEMRDGSFGPEQARRFGGLWFGALAAMTLVLVSNNIGIMWAGIEATTLVTAFLICTHRTPESVEAMWKYLIICSVGVAFAFMGTLLAGAAANGLDIPAPEALLWTRLRQEAPRLDPVLMRAAFIFLMVGYGTKAGLAPMHSWLPDAHSQAPAPVSALFSGFMLNTALYCVMRYLPLAGGASGHAGWSLRLLLFFGLASILIAASFIFLQNDLKRFLAYSSVEHLGIIAVGLGLGGLGTFAALLHTLNHSLCKVLAFCAAGRLGQMYGTHDMRKMAGALRAAPVWGGALSGALLVLIGAAPFAMFLSEFLILRAAAAGGSYWTMGLFLLGVGIVFMGALRHAVGLAWGEPVMEPEKERAGGADRVLVVVALGALLLLGLWIPGLLWRMIEDAVRIVEGAS; the protein is encoded by the coding sequence ATGAACGCCCCCGCAATGATGTGGATGCTGCTTCCGCTGCCGATCCTGTGCGGCCTTGCCTGCCTTGCGTGCGGGTCGGCCCGGGCCGTCATGTTCACGGTTCGCGCCGGGGTGCTTGCGTCGGCGCTGGCGGCCGGTGTCTGCGTGGGCGTGGTCCACGTTGGCGGTCCGGCCTCGGCGGCCGGCGGCTGGCTTTACCTGGACGCGCTGTCCTCTTTTCATCTCGCGGTGATGATGGCCGTGTTCAGCCTGGCCTCGCTGTGCCTGCCCGGCCATTTTCGCGGGGAGATGCGTGACGGCTCGTTCGGTCCGGAGCAGGCCAGGCGCTTCGGCGGGCTCTGGTTCGGCGCCCTGGCGGCCATGACGCTCGTGCTGGTTTCGAACAACATCGGCATCATGTGGGCGGGCATTGAGGCCACGACCCTGGTGACCGCCTTTCTGATTTGCACCCACCGGACCCCGGAGTCCGTGGAGGCCATGTGGAAGTATCTCATCATCTGCTCGGTCGGCGTCGCGTTCGCCTTCATGGGAACCCTTCTCGCCGGGGCCGCCGCCAACGGGCTGGACATTCCCGCGCCGGAGGCGCTGCTGTGGACGCGCCTGCGGCAGGAGGCGCCGCGCCTTGATCCGGTTCTGATGCGGGCGGCCTTTATCTTCCTGATGGTGGGGTACGGCACAAAGGCGGGGCTGGCCCCGATGCATAGCTGGCTTCCCGACGCGCACAGTCAGGCGCCCGCGCCGGTGTCCGCCCTGTTTTCGGGGTTCATGCTGAACACGGCCCTGTACTGCGTCATGCGGTATCTGCCCCTGGCCGGGGGGGCCTCCGGCCATGCGGGCTGGAGTCTGCGGCTGCTGCTGTTTTTCGGGCTGGCGTCCATTCTAATCGCGGCGTCCTTCATCTTCCTCCAGAACGACCTGAAGCGGTTCCTCGCCTACAGCAGCGTCGAGCATCTGGGCATCATCGCCGTCGGCCTGGGGCTCGGCGGGCTGGGAACGTTTGCCGCGCTGCTCCACACCCTGAACCACTCCCTTTGCAAGGTGCTCGCCTTTTGCGCCGCCGGGCGGCTGGGCCAGATGTACGGCACCCATGACATGCGCAAAATGGCCGGCGCCCTGCGCGCGGCACCCGTGTGGGGCGGCGCCCTGTCGGGCGCCCTGCTGGTCCTCATCGGGGCGGCCCCCTTCGCGATGTTCCTCAGCGAGTTCCTCATCCTGCGCGCCGCCGCGGCCGGCGGTTCCTACTGGACCATGGGCCTGTTTCTGCTGGGTGTCGGGATTGTGTTCATGGGGGCGTTGCGGCACGCCGTCGGCCTTGCCTGGGGCGAGCCGGTCATGGAGCCTGAAAAAGAGCGCGCGGGCGGCGCTGACAGGGTGCTTGTGGTGGTTGCCCTCGGCGCGCTTCTTCTGCTGGGACTGTGGATTCCCGGCCTTCTGTGGCGGATGATTGAGGACGCCGTCCGGATTGTGGAGGGCGCGTCATGA
- a CDS encoding NADH-quinone oxidoreductase subunit H: MPPLSFINFVLALLVAPLLLGVINKTKAFFAGRTGQPLLQAYFDLWKLLHKGAVYSRTATWVFRAGPVVGLACVVLAAAIVPFGGSRAMIAFPCDLILLAYLFGVMRFFTVLAALDTGSSFEGMGASREVQFSALAEPALLLGLAAVARLTGSYSLSDMLPALSMSAPANSGPVVVLVAGALLVVFLVENARIPVDDPNTHLELTMIHEVMVLDHGGPDFAFILYGAALKLWVLGSLLAGVAVPVRTGNAALDCAAALGVMLCLAVLVGVVESSMARLRLLRVPRLLVGAVVLSGLAFVLLLR, encoded by the coding sequence ATGCCCCCCCTTTCATTCATAAATTTCGTCCTTGCGCTGCTGGTCGCGCCGTTGCTTTTGGGCGTCATCAACAAGACCAAGGCGTTTTTCGCGGGCAGGACGGGCCAGCCGCTCCTCCAGGCCTATTTTGATCTGTGGAAGCTCCTGCACAAGGGCGCGGTGTACAGCCGCACCGCCACCTGGGTGTTCCGGGCGGGTCCGGTAGTCGGTCTTGCGTGCGTTGTTCTAGCCGCCGCCATCGTGCCGTTCGGCGGCTCACGGGCGATGATTGCGTTTCCGTGCGACTTGATTCTCCTGGCATACCTTTTCGGTGTCATGCGGTTTTTCACGGTGCTGGCGGCCCTGGACACGGGGTCCAGCTTCGAGGGGATGGGCGCCAGCCGCGAGGTCCAGTTTTCCGCCTTGGCGGAGCCGGCCCTGCTGCTGGGCCTCGCGGCCGTGGCGCGCCTGACGGGTTCTTACTCCCTTTCGGACATGCTTCCGGCCCTGTCCATGTCGGCGCCCGCAAATTCGGGCCCCGTGGTTGTTCTGGTGGCCGGGGCGCTGTTGGTTGTTTTTTTGGTGGAAAACGCCCGCATACCCGTGGACGACCCCAACACCCACCTTGAGCTCACGATGATTCACGAAGTGATGGTACTGGACCATGGCGGCCCGGACTTTGCGTTCATCCTGTACGGAGCGGCCCTCAAACTCTGGGTGCTTGGGTCGCTGCTTGCCGGTGTCGCCGTGCCGGTGCGCACGGGAAACGCCGCGCTGGACTGCGCCGCCGCGCTGGGCGTGATGCTGTGCCTGGCCGTATTGGTGGGGGTGGTTGAGTCCTCCATGGCCCGGCTGCGCCTGCTGCGTGTGCCCCGTCTTTTGGTGGGCGCCGTGGTGCTGTCCGGCCTGGCCTTTGTCCTGCTGCTGAGGTGA